In the genome of Carya illinoinensis cultivar Pawnee chromosome 13, C.illinoinensisPawnee_v1, whole genome shotgun sequence, the window acataaacattctcattttaaaacataaatttataaaaattatataaaaaaaaaatcattatttttttaatggccCATCATGAATTATCATTTCAAATTGTTATAGATATTAGCAAGAATCAAGGGACACGAGCTATATGGGATGAGATATGGAGATGTAAGAGGCTTCCATGATCTCTGTTTGTGgagcaaaagggaaaaaaagaaaagaaaaaaagaatgcaGCCATGTCAAAGGGTTGTGGCTAGTGGAGAGAGACACAGCCAGTCAATTGAATCATGTAGTGTGGGAGCAACATTGGTGAGTCTGAGTGTGTGATGTGGGTGCATGTATAGAGTTTGATTGTGAGAAGAGAGTGTGTTATGCCTGTGGAAGTGGAGAGGATTATAAACCTACAAGGTTGAGTCTATAAAAGCCAGGCTTATTTGTTTTCCAGAAAACATTAGGGATACAAAGGATCCCATGACCtgtactaaaaaaataataataataaataaaaaaatcccatGACCTTTCGTAATGCTAcgttagaatttattttatttttatttttaatcccactactctcccttctctctctctctctctcccctcccttTCCCTTCCCATCCTCCCAGACCCGTCGCCCACAGGTACGTGATTAGGATCAAGGCGGCTGTTTACAGGTAAAACATGGAAGTTTCACACAAGAAGAAGAATACCATGTTTCTGGGAGACGGGGAAACCAGCACCATCATAAAGCAAGTAGGAATGTGGTCGCTGGAAGCACGACCTTCACCTCTGCCACAGTAGGTATGTCGACTACTTTCCCATTTGTTCTAAAGtcatctactttttattttttcaaatttcaaatatattttgattttacgttttttttttttcaagttaatACGTTTTTTTATCAAATCTATCTGGAAATGGGATGAGGGGCTGGGAAACTGAATGAGATAATTGGTGTCGGAACTGTGGATGAGTGAGAGTGAAAGAGATGCTCACGGTATGTCGGCTTTCCCCTCTCCCAATCTGTCCGATTTTATTCTCCTACCGTGTGTTTCCTCTCGATCTCGAACTCGGTTTTGATGTTGGTTTCAATGTCACAGAATGTCCCGAACGTCAATAGACAAAGCCGCCACGCCCTCAAATCTGACCGACCGCCACTCTGAGATTGGGTAAGGTATGCTCTAGCTCCAGCCTAGTAACTGTCATTTAATTTCGTGGCTCTTGTATTTGTGCCTACTGGATGTTTGGGTTGTCCCTCTTTTTTATGTTGGGATTTGTTGTTGAGTGATTTGATGATTGATTGACGATTGGACAGGCCCTTGTTTACAATGCCGTGATCGGAGGAAGGAATGAATGTAAAAATGTGAGTTGGTGTTCCAGTCACGCtgtctctctcatctctcaaaAACTCTTGCAGTTGCACGCAGCTCTCCCTCCGTCGGCCCCGTTTGGTTTGGCCATCCCATCTCTCTTTATCATCTCTCAGACTTGTCACTTCTTGCGccactcatctctctctctctctctctgtttggtCGAATCTCTCCCCCTTTACACCGGTGATCACATCGCCCTGACACCGTCACTCTCTTGCGTTGTTTTTCCCGTCGGGTGTCCCATAACCAGTAATACACAGGAGGCTCGGTTTctgtttttttgataagtaataatctttattgaTTAGAAAGAAACTAGGCAGTGCCCAAGTACACCGGAAGTATACAAAGtgagacacctaattacattttAGTGAGCTGAATCTCTTAAGCATGTTAAATTTGATATATAGTTTTcctattatttcaattttttttttttaatcggtaatcaagaaattttattcatgaGTATGGGCAAAGCCCAAGAATACATGgagtatacatgagaagtacTTAGTTTACAACTGATAATAAAAAGTCATGGACATTGAGTCCATTACAAACAATGGCCCCCACCCATAAGAACAAAGTTTCaaagaaaatttttgtttacCTATGTATCTAGaggtatttcaaaatttttggaGCAAATTTTTATGATCATGAGCAGTAACCCAAGAGCTATTTTACACCATTCGGCTTAGTGTATTTTTTTGCAcgaaaaaacttaaaaattagaTTCTTGTTCATTGAATATGTTGTTATGATTGTGTTGTGATGTTGTTTTGATGTAAATTGTGGAAAGATGAGTGAACTAGAATATAGACTTTAGTCTTGACTTGTGATGTTTGCCATGTTGCAAAGTAGCCGCTGTGTAATTGTGGTTTTCTGTTTTCCatggaaaaattttaaaattagattattgTTCATAGAATATGTTGTGATTTtgttgtaaccttttttatgtaaattgtgGAAAGATAAGTGAACTAAAATCTAGATTTTAGGCATGTTGGAAAACTATGGAAATTCTCAGAATTCTCAAAACCCCTGTCAGCTAAAAGGTAAGCCAATATAATGGATGGATTAAGGACCATACACCTACTTGGCAGTTGATTGCCATTGGGCACTTAATTACCAAGTATGGTATGGATTTTCTTCTCATATTTATCGCTTGCATACTATTAGACTTTATAAATAACTCTTGAGCTAAATGACTTCTATATTTGTTTCCTTTCAGCAATGACTTCAGTAAACATTCGTGCACTGCTTCTATTCTCCGCAATTTTTCGTGTCATTCTTATTCTCTATGGAGAATGGCAAGATAGTCACATGGAGGTTAGATACACAGATGTTGATTACCTCGTCTTTTCTGATGCTGCTTCCTTAATGGCTTCAGGAGATTCCCCATACAAAAGAACAACATATCGTTACTCTCCTTTGCTCGCATTTCTACTTATTCCAAATGCAATCATTCATCGCTCATGGGGAAAATTTCTCTTTTCAGCTTCTGGTATGGGACATCTTGCTTCCATAATATATGTTCCGTAGCACACATTGCTGTAGTTTGAGTTTTTATGTAAGTGGTTGGCatattgtattttttgtataCCTTTGGTTGTTTCAAGTATTTTCCCTTTAGATATCAGAGCAAAAGAATACCTCATGCTAGCTTTGAAATTGGACATGAATAAAGGTTGCTTACATGTCCCATTTTCATAGATTTTAATCAGTTTTGTTATCTCTTTTTGTTGTTCTGCTTATTGATATGGTATTACTTTGACTTTCCCCTCTCCTTGTGTTACAAAATGAAGACTCGGGTGAAAGGGCTTTTTCACTAAACCATTTGTTTATGTTCATTTGCAGACTTGCTTGTGGGCTTCTTTATCCGATCTATTTTGAAGCTACGTAGGGTACCTGAGAATCTATGCACCTATTCTGTGATGATATGGCTCCTCAATCCATTTACCTTCACTATTGGAACTCGTGGGAACTGCGAGCCCATTGTTTGTGCTGTGATTTTGTGGATCATTATCTGTCTTATGAATggtatatatctatattcacACTAATTTTTTTGGTAGGTAGCATTGTAACTTTTAGTATAAAGATGTGAGAATCTTCAATCATTTAAATTGATTTGTATAGAGTCTATTGACTACTCAAAAGTGGATACAGATCACTTACCTATCAGTATGCcaccaaaaatatatttgaataaataaattttcaattttaagaaaCAAGCTCCTCAAACTAAATGCTTAAAAAACACCAACTCCCCCATTTCATTACACCAAAAAGCATTTCAAGATTTTGGTGGTTTTGAACCAGTAAACTAAGGTAGGTATGCATGTGTATGTTACTGCTTCTTGGGTTTCTAATTGTAGTCGGTCTACACGCTAATTTTCTCAATAACACATCTTCCTATACTGTATCACATCCTCGAGTGTAGGTATAGGATTGAGGATCATTTAGATGCATTCTTTTCAGACCATTGACTTCTCTATTTCTTAACCAGAAGTGCATGCTGTATGAGGCTATAAAGTCAATAAACTTAAAATATGCTACTCTTTATCTTTATCATCTTGTCTTGTAGTTAAGAACCCAAACAAACAAAAGCAGAGGCATCTTCCCTTTCGCTTCCCTACCAATTAACCCTTTTGTTTCTCTCCTCTTTCCTCCTTTGTACACATTGTTAGTGTGGACATGAGTTGAGGTGGGGAAGATCTTTACCTGGACTCTTTCTTTATATCAGAATGTTGAATATGAGTCCTCTGAATGGTTACTTGGCACATGGTTTGATTAATGGATCAAATGAACTTTTATATTAATCTAACTATCTTGTTCTATATTTTTGCTTCCTACTCTCTTGATGGTCCAATGTTTCTGGTTTACAGGTAATGTGTTGCAAGCTGCATTTTGGTATGGGCTTGTTGTCCATTTTAGAATTTATCCCATCATCTATGCACTTCCTATTATCCTAATTCTTGATTCAAACTTCTTCCATTCTGGTCAGAAGCCATTCCTTAGTTATTGGACTGCTGGTCATGGAAAGACAACCCAAAGCAGTACTGATGCGACTTATCACTACAATATGCAGAATGTATTGACGAAAATATTTACTAGGCAGAGAGTTATGTTTGGACTGGTATCTGCAattgttttcttctctttcaCTGGTCTTTTCTTCTACTTGTATGGGTGGGCGTTCTTACATGAGGCACTGTTGTACCACCTTACTCGTACAGATCCAAGACACAACTTTTCTGTCTATTTCTATCATATATATCTCCATTATGAAAAGGAGATTTCGGTCCTGGAAAAGTTCATCTCTTTCTTGCCTCAGTTCATGGTACAG includes:
- the LOC122290792 gene encoding GPI mannosyltransferase 1 isoform X1 yields the protein MLENYGNSQNSQNPCQLKAMTSVNIRALLLFSAIFRVILILYGEWQDSHMEVRYTDVDYLVFSDAASLMASGDSPYKRTTYRYSPLLAFLLIPNAIIHRSWGKFLFSASDLLVGFFIRSILKLRRVPENLCTYSVMIWLLNPFTFTIGTRGNCEPIVCAVILWIIICLMNGNVLQAAFWYGLVVHFRIYPIIYALPIILILDSNFFHSGQKPFLSYWTAGHGKTTQSSTDATYHYNMQNVLTKIFTRQRVMFGLVSAIVFFSFTGLFFYLYGWAFLHEALLYHLTRTDPRHNFSVYFYHIYLHYEKEISVLEKFISFLPQFMVQLVLISCFAQDFPICFFVQTVAFVAFNKVITAQYFVWFFCLLPLILPWSSMKLKWEGICCFSVWMGAQIHWLMWGYMLEFKGKNVFLQLWMASLVFLAANTLVLIMIIRHHRYSPVFRHLELKSSKNSVKLE
- the LOC122290792 gene encoding GPI mannosyltransferase 1 isoform X2, with protein sequence MTSVNIRALLLFSAIFRVILILYGEWQDSHMEVRYTDVDYLVFSDAASLMASGDSPYKRTTYRYSPLLAFLLIPNAIIHRSWGKFLFSASDLLVGFFIRSILKLRRVPENLCTYSVMIWLLNPFTFTIGTRGNCEPIVCAVILWIIICLMNGNVLQAAFWYGLVVHFRIYPIIYALPIILILDSNFFHSGQKPFLSYWTAGHGKTTQSSTDATYHYNMQNVLTKIFTRQRVMFGLVSAIVFFSFTGLFFYLYGWAFLHEALLYHLTRTDPRHNFSVYFYHIYLHYEKEISVLEKFISFLPQFMVQLVLISCFAQDFPICFFVQTVAFVAFNKVITAQYFVWFFCLLPLILPWSSMKLKWEGICCFSVWMGAQIHWLMWGYMLEFKGKNVFLQLWMASLVFLAANTLVLIMIIRHHRYSPVFRHLELKSSKNSVKLE